One region of Dehalococcoidia bacterium genomic DNA includes:
- a CDS encoding isocitrate/isopropylmalate dehydrogenase family protein, whose protein sequence is MTYRVTLIPGDGIGPEITRATVSVLEATGIKFDWEIHTVGEAAVEKYGIPLPEATLESIRKNKVALKGPVTTPIGKGFRSVNVALRKQLDLYACLRPCKSYPGVITTLYRNVDLVIVRENTEDLYIGIEFARGTAEASQLYDLIMQSFKGSLDRNSGFSIKTISEQGSRRIVKYAFDYARKYGRKKVSAVTKANILKYTDGLFLSTAREVAKGYPEIEYEEVLVDALCMQLVRNPQRFDTLVLPNLYGDIISDLCAGLVGGLGLAPGANIGDGLAIFEPTHGSAPKYTGLNKVSPMAQMLSAVLMLRYLDETSAADRMEAAISAVIAEGKNVTYDLRRDRNEPSAGTSQVAEAVIEKLKK, encoded by the coding sequence ATGACTTACCGCGTAACGTTGATACCGGGAGACGGCATCGGTCCTGAGATCACCAGGGCCACTGTCAGTGTGCTGGAAGCTACGGGCATCAAATTCGACTGGGAGATACATACCGTCGGCGAGGCCGCGGTTGAGAAGTACGGCATACCCCTGCCCGAGGCAACTCTCGAATCCATCAGGAAAAACAAAGTCGCCTTGAAAGGACCTGTGACCACTCCCATCGGCAAGGGGTTCCGCAGCGTTAATGTCGCCCTGCGCAAGCAGCTCGACCTGTACGCCTGCCTCAGGCCCTGCAAGAGCTATCCCGGTGTCATAACCACATTGTATCGGAACGTGGACCTGGTTATAGTCAGGGAAAATACGGAGGACCTCTATATAGGTATCGAGTTCGCCAGGGGAACTGCTGAAGCCTCACAGCTTTATGATCTGATAATGCAAAGCTTCAAGGGCAGCCTGGACAGAAATTCGGGATTCAGTATAAAGACCATCTCAGAGCAGGGGTCTCGACGCATCGTTAAATACGCCTTCGATTATGCCCGCAAATACGGGCGCAAGAAGGTATCTGCCGTAACCAAAGCCAATATACTTAAATATACCGACGGACTATTTCTCTCCACAGCCAGAGAGGTGGCAAAAGGCTATCCTGAGATAGAATATGAAGAGGTTCTGGTCGATGCGCTGTGCATGCAGCTGGTGCGCAATCCTCAGCGGTTCGATACGCTGGTACTTCCCAACCTCTACGGCGATATTATCTCGGACCTGTGCGCCGGACTGGTGGGCGGCCTTGGTCTGGCTCCCGGCGCCAATATTGGCGATGGGCTGGCCATATTCGAGCCCACTCATGGAAGCGCCCCAAAATATACCGGACTGAACAAGGTCAGCCCGATGGCGCAGATGCTCTCGGCCGTGCTTATGTTGAGATACCTGGATGAAACTTCTGCAGCCGACAGGATGGAAGCCGCCATCAGCGCCGTGATTGCCGAGGGAAAGAACGTTACCTACGACCTGCGCAGGGATCGCAACGAGCCCAGCGCAGGCACGTCCCAGGTCGCGGAAGCAGTGATAGAAAAGCTTAAAAAGTAA
- a CDS encoding 3-isopropylmalate dehydratase small subunit, giving the protein MLKGRAFKFGDAISTDLIIAGKYAHLRSNLPELAKHAMEDANPDFVKRVKPGDFIVAGSNFGLGSSREHAPLVIKMAGVSAILAKSFARIFFRNAINQGVPALICPTDKIADGDNLEISLDEGIIRNITKNESYSFTRIPAAMLSILNEGGLIPYINKHGDLKL; this is encoded by the coding sequence ATTCTCAAAGGCAGGGCGTTTAAATTCGGCGACGCTATATCCACCGACCTGATCATCGCCGGTAAATACGCTCACCTGCGCAGCAACCTGCCCGAGTTGGCCAAGCATGCTATGGAAGACGCCAACCCCGACTTCGTCAAGCGCGTCAAGCCCGGTGATTTCATCGTGGCCGGGTCCAATTTCGGCCTCGGGTCGAGTCGTGAACACGCACCGCTGGTGATAAAAATGGCAGGTGTGAGCGCTATTCTGGCTAAATCATTTGCACGTATCTTCTTCAGGAACGCCATCAACCAGGGCGTGCCCGCATTGATATGCCCGACCGATAAGATCGCCGACGGCGATAACCTCGAGATCAGCCTGGACGAGGGTATCATTCGCAATATCACAAAGAACGAAAGTTACAGCTTCACCAGGATACCGGCCGCCATGTTGAGTATCTTGAACGAAGGCGGGTTGATCCCCTACATCAATAAACACGGCGACCTTAAACTCTAA
- a CDS encoding 3-isopropylmalate dehydratase large subunit, with protein MGKTISEKILSNKSGSDARAGDIVISAVDLVFVQDTTGPLTIRQFKSGKKQTLASPARTALFIDHASPSPSRQLSNDHIFIREFAAETGCLLFDAGCGVCHQIVAEKLARPGDVIVGADSHTVTAGAMGAFATGMGSSDVAVAMSLGKTWFRVPETIRIEVTGKFSKGVGAKDLILYLIGLIGADGATYKALEFTGNTVDSMPMWQRLTISNMAIEAGAKVGLFPSDRITREYLKKQGREKEYSPIAADSDAVYERTIQVDANSLEPMVARPHTVDNTAIARSLVDIKVDQVFIGTCTNGRLEDMAEAASLLKNKKIHAGVRLIVCPASRKIYTESINAGYLQTIVESGGIILPPGCAGCLGLHQGALGDKEICLSTANRNFKGRMGNPEGLIYLASTATAATSALTGRITDPREVP; from the coding sequence ATGGGCAAAACAATCAGTGAGAAGATATTAAGCAACAAATCGGGCAGCGATGCGCGAGCAGGTGATATAGTCATCTCTGCTGTGGACCTGGTATTCGTGCAGGACACGACAGGTCCGCTCACCATAAGGCAGTTCAAATCGGGCAAGAAGCAGACGCTGGCCTCACCTGCAAGAACAGCCCTTTTCATCGACCACGCCAGCCCCAGCCCCAGCCGGCAGCTTTCGAACGACCATATCTTTATCAGAGAATTCGCGGCCGAGACGGGTTGTCTCCTATTCGATGCCGGCTGCGGCGTCTGCCACCAGATCGTGGCCGAGAAGCTGGCCAGGCCGGGCGACGTTATCGTTGGCGCCGATTCGCACACGGTGACCGCCGGCGCCATGGGCGCCTTCGCAACCGGGATGGGATCGAGCGATGTGGCGGTGGCCATGTCGCTGGGCAAGACCTGGTTCAGGGTGCCCGAGACGATCCGCATTGAGGTGACGGGGAAATTCTCCAAAGGCGTAGGCGCCAAGGACCTGATCCTGTACCTGATCGGATTGATCGGAGCGGACGGCGCGACCTACAAGGCCCTGGAATTCACCGGAAATACAGTGGACTCTATGCCCATGTGGCAAAGGCTGACGATCTCGAATATGGCCATCGAAGCCGGGGCCAAGGTCGGACTCTTCCCTTCCGACCGTATCACGCGGGAGTACCTGAAGAAACAGGGCAGGGAAAAGGAATACTCTCCCATAGCAGCAGACTCCGATGCAGTTTACGAGCGTACCATCCAGGTGGATGCTAATAGTCTGGAGCCGATGGTCGCCAGGCCGCACACAGTAGATAACACGGCTATAGCCAGGTCTCTGGTAGATATCAAGGTGGATCAGGTGTTCATCGGCACCTGCACCAACGGACGGCTGGAGGATATGGCTGAAGCAGCCTCGTTACTTAAAAATAAAAAGATACACGCAGGAGTCAGGCTGATCGTCTGCCCTGCCTCACGAAAAATATATACCGAGTCTATCAACGCCGGTTATCTCCAAACGATCGTTGAGTCCGGCGGCATCATACTTCCTCCGGGGTGCGCCGGCTGCCTGGGACTGCACCAGGGCGCGTTGGGAGATAAAGAGATCTGCCTCTCCACAGCCAACCGCAACTTCAAAGGCCGTATGGGCAATCCCGAAGGGCTCATATACCTGGCGAGCACCGCTACGGCCGCGACGTCGGCCCTGACCGGCAGAATAACCGACCCACGAGAGGTGCCGTAA
- the folP gene encoding dihydropteroate synthase has translation MDSSAITRCGNNLFRWGQRTYIMGIINLSPDSFSGDGFQSLDSARQRALQMVEEGADIIDVGGESTRPDAGPVSADEEIRRVIPFISRIAGSIGVPISVDTYKYEVAVQALNAGACMINDISGSSVDSGIVRLAAEKQVPVVLTGNQRGKKVTDILEAVISQLKDLIGRSIDCGVRPENIIVDPGVGFGKTVEQNLEIVRRLDEIKALGYPVLLGTSRKSFIAATVGSSQEERFMGTAASLAIGITRGADIVRVHDVGQMKLICRMSDAIVGRDTGK, from the coding sequence ATGGATTCATCGGCGATAACACGTTGCGGGAACAACCTGTTCAGGTGGGGTCAGCGCACCTACATCATGGGCATTATCAACCTGTCTCCCGATTCGTTTTCGGGTGATGGGTTTCAATCGCTGGACTCGGCCCGGCAGAGGGCGCTGCAGATGGTGGAGGAAGGCGCTGACATCATCGACGTCGGCGGGGAGTCTACCAGGCCGGATGCCGGCCCTGTATCTGCTGACGAGGAGATCAGGCGCGTCATACCTTTTATCAGCCGTATCGCGGGAAGCATTGGTGTACCTATCAGTGTCGATACCTACAAGTATGAAGTTGCAGTGCAGGCGTTGAATGCGGGGGCCTGCATGATTAACGATATCTCCGGCTCCAGCGTGGATTCCGGTATAGTCAGGCTGGCAGCTGAAAAACAGGTGCCTGTTGTATTGACCGGCAACCAAAGGGGTAAAAAGGTCACCGATATCCTCGAAGCAGTGATATCCCAGCTGAAGGATCTCATCGGTCGCTCAATTGACTGCGGTGTCAGGCCGGAAAATATAATAGTCGATCCGGGTGTAGGATTCGGCAAGACCGTGGAACAGAACCTGGAGATAGTCAGAAGACTGGATGAAATAAAGGCACTGGGATACCCGGTACTGCTGGGAACCTCCCGCAAGTCCTTCATTGCTGCGACCGTAGGCTCATCACAGGAGGAACGTTTCATGGGCACGGCTGCCTCGCTGGCTATTGGCATTACCCGGGGCGCCGACATAGTGAGGGTGCATGATGTCGGGCAGATGAAGCTGATCTGTCGCATGAGCGATGCCATCGTGGGAAGGGACACAGGAAAATGA
- the folK gene encoding 2-amino-4-hydroxy-6-hydroxymethyldihydropteridine diphosphokinase encodes MTLAYIGLGSNLGDREANLNTALNMLAHKVRVMAVSPIFLTEPERFKDQPDFLNSVACVDTDCTPVELLRIINGIEAQMGRERPYSGAPRVIDMDLLFFGKAIISQPGLDVPHPRLHLRSFVLVPMAEIDPDFVHPTLHKSVKELLSELKPGYRIEKWDSTKGRDKD; translated from the coding sequence ATGACCCTGGCATATATCGGCCTGGGTTCCAATCTTGGTGACAGGGAGGCCAATTTAAATACGGCTCTCAACATGCTCGCGCACAAAGTCCGTGTGATGGCTGTCTCCCCCATTTTTTTAACTGAACCAGAGAGATTCAAAGATCAACCCGATTTCCTGAACAGCGTGGCCTGTGTCGATACGGATTGCACTCCGGTAGAGTTATTGAGGATTATAAACGGGATAGAGGCGCAGATGGGAAGGGAGCGGCCATATTCCGGCGCGCCGCGCGTCATCGACATGGACCTGCTTTTTTTCGGAAAGGCTATAATTAGTCAGCCGGGTCTCGATGTGCCGCATCCTCGGCTGCACCTGCGGTCTTTCGTACTGGTGCCTATGGCGGAGATCGACCCCGATTTTGTTCATCCTACTTTACATAAAAGTGTGAAGGAACTGCTGTCGGAATTGAAGCCCGGTTACAGGATAGAGAAATGGGACAGTACTAAGGGGAGAGATAAGGACTGA
- the queD gene encoding 6-carboxytetrahydropterin synthase QueD: protein MYTISVEKNFDAAHFLRGYSGKCEKLHGHRYRVIVRLICHKLNEVGLAYDFTALKRQVAEVTDKYDHQCLNDIEPFDRINPSAENIASTIYNDLKPDFSGDAALDGVEVWESPESCALYRQG, encoded by the coding sequence ATGTATACCATCTCGGTTGAAAAGAACTTCGATGCCGCCCATTTTCTGCGCGGTTATTCAGGAAAGTGCGAAAAGCTGCACGGTCACAGGTACCGGGTGATTGTGCGATTGATCTGCCACAAGCTGAACGAAGTGGGACTGGCCTATGATTTCACTGCTTTGAAGAGGCAGGTAGCGGAAGTAACGGACAAATACGATCACCAGTGTCTAAACGATATCGAACCATTCGACCGGATCAATCCTTCAGCGGAGAATATAGCGTCTACCATTTATAATGACCTCAAGCCTGATTTCAGTGGAGATGCGGCTCTTGACGGCGTGGAGGTCTGGGAATCGCCTGAGTCATGCGCTCTTTACCGTCAGGGTTGA
- a CDS encoding methytransferase partner Trm112: MKESIMEIIVCPVCKGSLDLKVDEKNDGEITSGSLFCAKCNHTYLIKDSIPNLLPPDMSS; the protein is encoded by the coding sequence ATGAAAGAATCGATAATGGAGATCATCGTCTGCCCGGTATGCAAAGGGTCACTCGACCTCAAGGTCGATGAAAAGAACGATGGCGAGATTACTTCAGGCTCTCTTTTCTGTGCTAAATGTAATCATACGTATCTTATTAAAGACAGCATCCCCAACCTGCTGCCACCTGATATGAGCTCATAA
- a CDS encoding hydrolase, with translation MDKYKMNAADAVFLLIDFQSNLAVAMKKDVYSNCENNVNLIIASCEMLKVPVIVTEQYSRGLGNTVDPIRSSLKDHYKPIDKLSFSCWGDQTFQDTFKKLKRKYIIVAGIESHVCVLQSVIDLVAQGYYVHVISDAVCSRYKTDWKKALKLMRDAGAVITTTEIAVFQLLQRAGIPEFKVISPLFKNKETN, from the coding sequence ATGGACAAATACAAGATGAACGCGGCCGATGCGGTTTTCCTGCTGATCGATTTCCAGAGTAACCTCGCCGTAGCTATGAAGAAGGATGTCTACAGCAATTGCGAAAACAACGTTAACCTCATAATAGCGTCATGTGAAATGCTGAAAGTACCGGTAATCGTTACCGAGCAATACAGCAGGGGGCTGGGCAACACCGTCGATCCTATCAGGTCCAGCCTGAAAGATCATTACAAGCCGATCGATAAGCTCAGCTTCAGCTGCTGGGGTGATCAAACCTTTCAGGACACCTTTAAGAAGTTGAAGAGGAAATATATAATTGTAGCCGGCATCGAATCGCATGTATGCGTGCTGCAATCGGTGATAGACCTAGTGGCACAGGGGTATTACGTACACGTTATCAGTGATGCGGTGTGCTCAAGATATAAGACCGACTGGAAAAAAGCTTTGAAATTGATGCGGGATGCGGGCGCTGTCATTACCACCACCGAAATAGCTGTGTTCCAGCTATTGCAAAGGGCTGGCATACCCGAGTTCAAGGTGATCTCGCCTCTCTTTAAGAATAAAGAGACTAATTGA